A part of Candidatus Poribacteria bacterium genomic DNA contains:
- a CDS encoding addiction module toxin, HicA family, producing MPIDYSRLRSLTARRLIRALKQDGFYESRRKGASRFFAHPDGRTTTIHLHKMSQTFAPGTLRAIIGRQVQWTETDLERLGLL from the coding sequence ATGCCCATTGATTATAGTCGCTTACGTTCACTGACAGCGCGAAGATTAATACGTGCTTTAAAACAAGACGGTTTTTATGAATCCAGAAGAAAAGGGGCAAGCCGCTTTTTTGCGCATCCAGATGGACGGACAACAACCATTCATCTTCACAAAATGAGCCAAACTTTTGCTCCTGGTACTCTCAGGGCTATTATTGGGCGACAAGTACAATGGACAGAAACAGATCTTGAGCGTCTTGGGCTGCTGTAA
- a CDS encoding iron-containing alcohol dehydrogenase, giving the protein MDRTLTLPSTIITGAGASESVGEQTQRLGATNALIVTDPGIAKIGYADKIAQNLHGAGISSTCFSDVTPDPTLQNVRDGLKQYAEEACDVIVSIGGGSAIDCGKGIAMKLTNDDDFADYMGVDKIPNPGAPLIAIPTTGGTGSEVSKVTVITDTERNVKMMLSSPCLLASVALVDPLLSLTTPPHLTAAVGVDALTHAIEAYISKRAQPITDALALKAIDMISGSLRQAWADGENIPARTDMMIGASIAGMAFSNSSVALVHGMSRPIGAYFHIHHGLSNSVLLRDVMEFSVVGAPDRFADIARAMGEPIDGLSPMKQADAAIDAVERLVTDIQMPRLGEIGIEKEKFEAVIEQMAKDAIASGSPANNPRQATVEEIIALYRKCFAPRDGDVETPDPSVKLQNAFSNLADSIDKLIN; this is encoded by the coding sequence ATGGATAGAACATTAACACTCCCATCCACAATAATTACAGGCGCAGGCGCGTCCGAGAGCGTCGGCGAACAGACGCAACGGCTCGGTGCAACGAACGCGCTCATCGTAACAGATCCGGGTATCGCTAAAATCGGATACGCCGACAAGATCGCTCAAAATTTACACGGTGCTGGAATCAGTAGTACGTGCTTCTCCGATGTAACACCCGATCCAACTTTACAGAACGTCCGAGACGGCTTAAAGCAGTATGCTGAAGAAGCCTGTGATGTCATCGTAAGCATCGGTGGCGGAAGTGCGATCGACTGCGGAAAAGGCATCGCCATGAAACTGACGAACGACGATGACTTCGCCGATTACATGGGGGTGGATAAAATCCCGAATCCAGGCGCGCCTCTCATTGCGATACCGACCACAGGCGGAACGGGTAGCGAAGTCTCTAAGGTTACTGTCATCACCGATACCGAACGAAACGTCAAGATGATGCTCAGTAGCCCGTGCCTATTGGCATCTGTTGCACTGGTGGACCCTCTGTTATCCCTAACAACCCCACCGCATTTGACCGCCGCGGTCGGTGTGGATGCGTTAACGCACGCAATAGAGGCATACATCTCCAAACGCGCCCAACCGATAACCGACGCACTCGCCTTGAAGGCGATTGACATGATCTCCGGTTCGCTTCGGCAAGCGTGGGCGGACGGTGAAAACATCCCAGCCCGCACGGATATGATGATCGGTGCGTCTATCGCAGGCATGGCGTTCAGCAATTCGTCTGTCGCTTTAGTGCACGGGATGTCGCGGCCCATCGGTGCGTATTTCCACATCCACCACGGGTTGTCAAATTCGGTGTTGTTACGGGATGTAATGGAATTTAGCGTCGTCGGTGCACCTGATCGCTTTGCTGATATTGCACGCGCCATGGGCGAGCCGATCGATGGGTTATCCCCGATGAAACAGGCGGACGCCGCGATTGATGCCGTGGAACGACTCGTCACCGATATTCAGATGCCACGACTCGGTGAAATCGGTATTGAGAAGGAAAAATTTGAGGCTGTCATTGAGCAAATGGCGAAGGATGCCATCGCAAGTGGAAGTCCTGCGAACAATCCACGGCAAGCAACGGTTGAAGAGATCATCGCACTCTATCGGAAATGCTTCGCTCCTCGCGATGGCGACGTAGAAACACCCGATCCATCAGTAAAATTACAGAATGCCTTTAGTAATT
- a CDS encoding type II toxin-antitoxin system HicB family antitoxin: MKTYSFQVVLEKDKWPDEPDEKAVWRAYIPALEHKGAASWGYTQREALKNLQDAVELLVEYLLEQGEEIDFESLLANEEENLSESRSQIQVSDVPLIAVIV; the protein is encoded by the coding sequence ATGAAAACATACTCATTTCAGGTTGTCTTAGAAAAGGACAAATGGCCAGATGAGCCAGATGAGAAAGCCGTTTGGCGGGCGTATATTCCAGCATTAGAGCATAAAGGTGCGGCAAGTTGGGGATATACTCAAAGAGAGGCTTTAAAGAATCTGCAAGACGCAGTTGAGCTGCTTGTTGAATATCTATTGGAGCAAGGAGAAGAAATTGATTTCGAGTCTCTGTTGGCAAATGAAGAAGAAAACCTGTCTGAATCTCGTTCGCAAATTCAGGTTAGTGATGTGCCTCTAATTGCTGTAATTGTTTAA